The segment TATACGGTCCCCTTAAGAGGTCTAAAAAAACTCGGCGATTTGTATTTTCGGAAACGCGATCAGATATTTCATCCGACACTCTATAACGGCACCTTGCGTTATGTTGAGACCATAATATCTCTATGACGTGAGTTGTGGTGTAGGTTTTGCCTCTCATCGTTTTAAAAGCGCGACAGTACATTCTATGTCACGACCCTTATTAGAGGAGGACAGCCAAAGGCTAGCTTTGGCCCGCTCTGAAGCGCAAAAGTGCCAACGACTGGACTACAAAGTGACCGTGGCCCAAAGGACTCGCCATATTGTCGAGTTCCACTTGTTCTACGACGCAGGGCCCGGACACAAGGACTGTTGCACAAACGAGCACCATTGGCAGGGCTTAAATAATGTCTTTCATGTGATAAACTTTAGAGTAACATACTATTGAAGCACCAGTAGCCAGTTACGCTAGAGTGTCTCCAGGCAGACACCGAGGTGCTATCTTTGTAATTCAGAAACAATCCTGGAACAAGCAAGTCGAACACGCCTGGGTTGCTATGTTACATTGCCCACTGTTGTCCATTTTCTCGACGGAGCGCTGTTCAAAGCTGTCACCATCTCATTCCTTTGCCCTGATACTGCGACCAAACTTTAAACACTTCTGGTCGTTTGTAGGAACTTTCGTGAGAACACGGCAGTTCTTTACGGAAACATATTCCATAGATCAAGGTCGACACCGAGACTGTAAATGtgtaaaaataaaataaaaaaaaggaccgCAAAAACGCCTGTTTCATGGTATGCATGTGCAGGATAGCCTCCTGCCAAGTAAAAGTAAAGCACAATCAGCCGTCTGGCTGTCACCAAACCTAATTTCCGGAGGGGTTTAGGGCTTGgatttcttctctttttctttgaagaaaaggagggaTTTCACTTTGTTGTTACATTATGTCCTTGACTtattgatgttgttgttgtcatcgtcatctaGCGTCTTGATGCGCTTCTTGACGAATTCAAATGACGAAAAAAAGATGGCATTGACAAGACATGAACGGCTCATGGAGACACCCAACCCACGATACATGTGACGTTTGAAGAACTCGATCTTTGGGGCGGGAGCGACTTTTTCTCCACGGGAGTGGAGGAGTGAGTTCCGTTGGTATATGCTTTTGGCGGAATCGATGGGGTCTATAAATGGTGTTAGTTGCGACAGTAGCCAAAGGTGGTAGAGACATGAGGCCTGCTTACAGATTAATGCCCAAGACACAAGACCGCACATGCCGCCGGCTGTTACCACCGCCAGCTTGTTGCTATTTGGATTGTCCCCCGCTAGGGTTGTTCCGAGCTGCTTCCCGCTCTCGTACACCATGAAGTAGATTGATGTCCCCAGCGTATCACGCACTAGTTGATTTCAATTAGCCTTCGGTTCTAGGCACTTGCCGAGAGTTGATAAGCTTACATAAGTGTAACCTGAGTCCTGTGTAAAGCCCCAATATTCCCCGatgcttgatgatgttggccatggtcctCAAAGTTCCCTTATTCTGATAACTCGACGCTACCGCTCTGCTCTTTTGACAGTTGCCTGCTCTTTCTGCCAGTAGCACAGATACCTGTGCACTGAGCTTCGTAAGCTCAAACGGACAGGCGATAAATGTAATGACAGAGCCGGCTGTGGCGCCTGCGGCACCGAAGCAGGCCACCGAATATAGATTTGGATATGTACCCGGCTTGTTCACATGACGAAGGATGTCATATCCCATATTCTTTTTTACCCAGGCCGCATATGAATATTTCGCTCGTTGGTAAATGGAAAATGACACGGTTCGAACGAGAGTaatgctggccatggggGCCATGACACCTGAAAGAAGGACACAAATTTAGTATTGCTATTCATCGAGTGGCCTTTTTCGGTATACATGTAAAAGGGCCATAGGGGTCGTCTGGTTTGGATGTTGAGACTGCGACCAAAGCGCGCCAATTGCGACACAACCACCCCCATGACAGCGCCATCGAAGGGAGGAAGCCAATGCTCACCTCGGAAAAAACCACCCAGATGTTCAGTACGATAAGTATGTTTGACGCAGTCAATGAAGCCACGGTATTGGTAGGTCTGCATGCGAGTTTTGACACTGTCAAGAGGGAAGGCAGCCAGCGTAGAGAAGACGCTCGAAGAGCTGGCAGCTATTTCGGTCCGATAACGCTTGACGAACGAGTTTGCGTGGTCTCGTGGGCGGTTGGTGGAAGAAGGCATGACTGCTGTCGCGATGAGGCGGCCTGGAACATCTTGCTGCTGATCGCGTTTTGCTTCCACCGTCATGCTTCTGGACAAGTTCGGGCCGTCGGTCTTTCGTCCCGGGACACTGAGCAGTTAGAATTGCCCGGAGTCTGGGGAAACAAGAGAAGACGAGGCGACAGCAAGTCCAGGCAGCAAGGTGAGAGGGCGGATGGTGTAGACGGCCACGGCACACACGCGCGCGCGGTTCAGACCCGGTGATCTCGACAAAAGCGACGAGACCAGCAGCGAGCCTGGGGTGTGCGCGGGCGGCAGCACGACCTAGTTATCCAGAAGCACTGCTGCCATCAATCGGCGGATGTCAATCGGATGGTCGGTTCAGTATCCAGTACTGACGGGGGACGAGGGCGAAAGTCGACACCGAAAAGCGGCAGCGGTTCTCGAGGACTGGCAGCTGCTAATGTCCAGGCGGGGACAGCGGCCCTTTGAAAATTTGAGAAGACACCCAAGGTATAAAGAGAGGCGGGAAACGGTGATTGCGAATTGGACAACCAAGGCGGTGCTTGCTATTCACAGCTTGTTCGATGAAGGAGGGGTTCTTGACgcttggtggttgtggtctggtggcgtGGATGACGCTCTGGCGCAGCGAACACAGTGGACTGGAGACACCGGTTAGCGTCCGGAagggctcaagtgctgcctgGCAACAATCAAACGTCCAAGGGAGCTTGGGggagctccatgtccatgtcagtGCTCGGGTTCCTTGGTGGCCTGTGCGGACGGGCTGCAGCACTTGGGTGGAGCGGGACAGAGCCGGCATTCGATCCAAGGAGGAACAACTTCACAAGttcacaacattgaaggaaaGGATCAATGAAGAAGAGGCTTGTGTCCAGCAGCTCTCCAGAGCGTGCTCGACAAACGGCCGCAGCAAAGAAgcaaggttcaatgttgtgtgtGGGTGAGATGTACGGGTGCAAGGCGAGTTGTCGGCCACAGGCAGAACAAGAAGGACCACTTGGACATTTGCATTTGTTGGAGTTTCAACAACAGCCCAGTCGGCATTGGTGACTTGTGCTTTGGCTGCATCGACCATGCCACTTTGAGCGTCTCGAGGGTCCCATCTGGTGCCATCTGGTGCCATCTCCTGCGCATCTTGATGTGTATCTCGCGCCCATCTCACACCCATCTCAAACCCAACTCCCGGCCGTCATTTGCCTACAATTCGCCCGTTTCACGCATCTCATGGCCCAACCATCAAGTGCCATTAGGTAGGTCTGTGGTTTCGTTCAACTGCGTAAGCCTAAACCAAAGAATTAAATTCGGTGGTTGCGATTTCAACCGAGTACTCTGTCCAGAGTACATTGCACCTCCCTCGCACGCATGCCTTAGGTAAGCAGCGTCGCTTTTAGCCTCCACGACACAGAAAGCAGCTACCTTTTGTTTGAGATGCAGCTTCAAATAATTTCATTCTTAGAAAAGGGTCAAAGACAGTTGTAAAGGGAAAATAGAGAAGCAAAGCCCTACGTTCTCTATATTTCCAGTATTGTCTATCTTGCCTGTACACAATCATAGTATTGTACgtatgtagtagtagtagtacgtacTACTACTGTTTCTCTCGGGATGAAATGCGGGACGTAAGCTTGTGGAGCTGGGCAAACAGCGGCAAGTGCGCTCCACTGCTACCCAATGGCATGCCTGACCGCAGAGGGGCAAAAGCGGGGACAAACTACCATCTGTAGATTGATGTTTGGACAAGACGGGAAGCCTGAAGCCTGAAGCCTGCCACGACACGAGTTCGTTGCGACTAGTCTGGTAGTTCATTGATCCAAGTTGTGCATCACAGTTCACATTCCCGAACTACCAAACCAAAGTGCTCAGGTACTTGAGGACGAACAGCGTCCTGTGACTGTGCCCAACACATGCCAGAGTGCTACCATCTGCTTCATGTTCCTCGTGGTTGGGTTGGAACCGACTTAAACGTCCAGTGACAATGTTACCTGCCATTGAGCATGCTTCTTCCAGGCTCGTCCATTGACGCTGTTCTCATCAACACTGGTGCGGCCAGATCCCACTACCTGTAGCACCAAAATATACAGCaacctacttaagtaagtaccaGACCTTACTCAAGTGCCAAGGTACCTCCCACCTACCAGCAGCTAGCACTAGGGGTATTTTCCAAGTACTATTGCATGACCCCTCTTCCCACATCCTCTTACAGCATCACGCCAGCAATCAGAATGTCTTTTCGGCCCCATCATGGCGTGTATGAGAATTTCGTGGCTTTTGGGGGCGCATTTGCCGGCTAATATCGTGCACAGTGTCGTCTCCATCTTGCCGATAGGGAAGATGGACAAGGGTGCCCTTGGTTCAGGCAAGTCCACTAGAACACTGCCCAAATATACTATGAGGTTGTGATGAATGGCCTTGGAGCGAACACAAACACAGtgctccagctccagatGCAGGCAAGTCCATGTGTTGGAGGCAACAGTGCATGACTGAGGAACAGCATGGTTTGCCTAAACTACGGTGACCAAGTCCAGCAATCTTGGCGGCACACTTTCCGACGATGAATCCACTAGATGCACAGGATAGCATCTTCATCGTGGTCTTTGATAGCTCAATGTCTAAAATGATTGTATTCTCCTAGACAGTTCGATTTTCACTTCAAAATCATCTCGGAATATTCCTTCCCCTAGCCATTCTGATGCGCTACGTAATACTGATGAATGCAGCAAGATACATCTCGCTCATTCGGAATGACGAGTTCCCACACATGCAGGGTCGTCCAGCAGGTTCCGTCGTTTCATGGCCGGTACCAGCAGTGCTCGGAATTGCCTCTGTCCGTTCCTCTCAAGAAAACTAGGCCGGGCTGGAATAGCCTTCATCTTGAACCATGATCAACAATCTCGTTCAAGCACCGGCAGGGCCTGCCTCTGCTACCTGGCCGGCTTGTTCCTCGCTATCCTCGGACTCGGCTAGCTCTGTTGTCAGGGGTACTTCGCCCCCATGAATAGTGGCCAGTCTTTGTTCTTCCCTCGTCTCACGCAATGCTTCCGTCTCTTGTCGCAAATTCTCAATGTTCcatgcgtcgtcgtcgtcgtcgtcttcagagtcgtcttcgtcacGCCACTTGCCGCTCTCGAAAAGTGCACGACCCGTGTTCTCCTTGGCTTTGCGAAGCtgctcctcggcagccttctTGTCAAGACGTTCTTTCTTCCATTTGGCGAAGGTCTCTGGAGTGACGGGGGTCAGAGTTCCAGTGAGCTTGTGTCGCTCAGATTCCAAGAAGTCTTCCAGAGTGAGCGTCTTGAGTGGTGATTTGTCCATAAGTGCCTTCTCGGCTGCCCTTTGCTCCTTTGTTTTCAAGACGAATCTATAATGTGCCAGGTCAGCAAACATGATCACATACGTTAGCAGGCAGAAAATGACGTACCCAGGAGGCAGGGCATGTCTGTACATGCATTTATCTCCACCGTTGGGGCAAACCCAGAACCAGCCGTACTTTCCATCCTCAATAGCTGAGATGAAAAACTTGCACACCTTCTCCGTCGTTGTTTTTTGGTTGCCCTTCTTTGACAAGACCACCTTCCGCAGTTGTTCTTCGTCCCATTCGGCAGAAGTCtcttgctttttcttttcttcctcttcttgcccTCTAGTGTCTGCATAAagattcttcttctcggtCTTTCGCTCGATATTCGGGTCATGCGAGAATTTGCacttcttgcccttctcgcAATCTCCCTTCTTGAAAAAAATGCACAAAACCGTCTTGGGATCTACACCAAACGGTACTTTTTGTATTTGAGCAGGTTTGTTAAGAAGCAATTCTGTTTCCCTTTtggcgtcctcggcggccttcttctccttctctctctGGGCTTTCTCagcttgcttcttcttctcttcagGGCTTACACCATTTTTCAAATTGCTTGTCATCTGGGCAAtctgcttcttggcgacGGCACCTCTCTTATTCTTCATACCAAAAGTCTTGTCTTCCACTTGTTTGGTGGCCGAAGGCTTTTTGGCGGCACCACCGCCCTTATCGGCCTTTTTGGGTGGCATGTTGGGCGGTGGCGGGGTCGTTCAAATGCAGACGGTCTTTAAGCAAAGGTAATTGGGTCGGTAAGAATGTCGATGCTGAATGAAATATCGGTGTCAGATAGAATGGCCACTGCTTCCGTGGGCTCGACGAAGGAAAGACGCCAAACTGGCACGCTCGATTTGGGCTTATATGAAAAGGCGTCCCGACGTCGTGGAGAAAAATGAATCAGTTGGTCGTTTCGTCACTTTTGACGGGCCGCCACGTTTGGCGGATGAGATCGATAGGATCACGTGCTCGGCCCTCTTTTTACAGTCCTCTGTTCAGTGGTCATACACAAAATAGTGGGCTTGTTACGAAATAGAGTGGGCGGTGCCTTCGGCGGACGTAACGACACCTAGCATGAGGGTACGTACCTTCGTACCTGGGCTGACAAGACTCCGTGAAAGCTCCAGCTGTCCTCCTTGATCACCTCTATCGCATACAATTATTGAACCATTCGACGGTCTTGCCATCAGCGTTTCGCGTGAGTTTCTCCAGTGCTATGACTTTTCGCTGCAATGAGGGCTTCGTGATCTAATGCAGCTCCTCTTAGCAATACAACCGACCATCAATACCCTCTGTCGCATTGCCCGTCGCCAGGATGATCTCCGATCGCGATCTCTTCTCCCTTGCCGTCTTCTTTGGAGCAGCCTCCGTGCTTCTAATTGTGGCATATCATTTTCTCGAAACCAATGCAATTGCAAACAAAGCCGAACATGCCAAATCGTCATGATTCAATGAGGAGACAGAGAAAGCGAGCATTAAAGACGAGGACACCAAATCTTGTAGGCGATTGTAAAATAGCAGTGCGTGCAAACAGCTTTGTCAATGACTGAAGGAAATATTCTAAATTCGAGAAGGATATCTAGTTCTTCGTACCTGGCGTTGGGAACAAATATGGGCATCGAGAGGCGCTTCCATCGGTCAAAGGGCTTCAGCCCTTGGGTGTGGATTAGCCGCGATACAGCGGTGCGCAGTTCAGATTCACTTTGAAAAAGTTACAGATATAgagaaataaaaagaaacagTCTGGCCGATGAACGACGGTACATGGCACTTTGCCAGCGTGAAAGCAGAGGCAACTTCTTTCTAACAGACTTGCATCGTTGGAGACCACGACGACTGCCAAGCCCGAGAGGACGTTGTCGGACTGAAGGCAATATCCATCGCAGGCGTATGGCATTTGGCACACGGCCCATAGCCCATGGCCTACATCATCTGGCACGGGCTAAAGAAGTTCTTTCCATGGTCAGAAGTGTCCAAAGCCCAGCTTTCGCGTCTTGATCCGCCTGGTATTTAGAGCCGCGGACTCGCAAAAAATGAATGGAATTCATACAGTAGATGCCGATGAGCTATGTGTATGCTGACTATCCAACCCTTCACTATATGAACACTTTCGTCCTTTGCAATGAGTGAGCTGTGACAGACATGTCGTTTAGAGGAAGGCTGAGATGGCCCAGACCGGCTGCTCTTCCTGCATACGGTTAAGTATGACGGATTCAAACGGAGTTAGTCGAAACAATGGCTGGCGAGCACTGACTGCATAAATACAGCCGATAGTGACGGGATATTCCTTGCCGTTTGTTGGGCATTCATTGTCGATAGAAGGCAGCAACTGGTCGGCATTACGGACAGCGTTGCCAAACTCTAATTGGCTTGAAATCCACGAATGCCCAACTAGGCCAATGTCTTGCTGGTGCTTACGTTATGCACTCCCTACTACGCTTGAATCAACCCGGTCTGGCTTGCGGCAGCCGCAGGCAGCTGCGCCTTCCCCCTCCGGGCTTGGGGCGTGTTTTCCTGGCTCAGCCGCCTTTCCCTTTTCCTCTCCCTGTCCTTGACTCGTCTTCCTTCCTCCCCCCATCAACATCTCCAGGCTTTTTCAACTAAACATTTTTGTCGCTGCTGTAAAAAGCGATCATCGCTTCCCattctccttcttcaagaTCGCGCGTCGTACGACCCGTTCTTTAGACTTGGCCCGAGCCATTCTGGTCTTTTCATTTCGATCACACTTTTCTTTCAGATCATTCCGGCGACACCGACCTGCTGTTTGCGCCTCACGTCCTTTGATACGCGCGTCAAATCACACTAGTGATTTGTCTTTCATTTCTTTGATCGCTTATCGTGAAAGCTTTCAATTTTGACCAATTCTCCCTTTTTAAAAGACCATCTTCCGACAAGTCGGCGCATCTTATTTGTCATCACCATACAAAATGTCCAGCAAGCTCGACAAGCCTCTTGACGACATCGTCTCGGCCAAGCGCCAGTCTGCCCGCAACCGCCGCTCTTCTCAGCGACGTTCAACTGGCCCCAAAGTTGCCGCCCCTGTTGGTGGTATTCAGAAGGCTTCTAAGCCTGCTCGTGGCAGCGCAGCCAAACCCGCTCCTGCCAAAGCCGCGGCTGCTCATGGAGAGAGCAAGGTTATTGTCAGCAATCTGGTATGTGCGTTTCTATCAAAAAAAGGATTTACAACATCTCTCTGACAGTTTTTTCAGCCCAAGGACGTCTCGGAGCAGCAGATCAAGGTATGTTTCCGTTGAAGGCGTAGCACCTTCCGGACTTTGTTCGACGTTTCCTCCCTCGCCGTGCTCCTCTTTGTAAATTTCCGACGTCCAGACGTTCGTCTGGAACGGCTTGCCTCCCATGCCTGTGACATGGTGCTCCGGATACCCGAATCTCCCTCCGAGTTGCTTGAAGTATCTGAAACATGGTGCATCGCGTTGGAGGTCGAGAGCAGTATCATCTCGCATTGTACTCATTACATGCCTGGTCAGCAATGTTAAAAGAGCTAAGCGATGATTTGAAAAAACTGCGGTAATGGGTTCAAGAGGCACGGGTCCGTGTGGTTTATTCCATCTGCCCACGTGATGCGGCCATCGCATCACAGTTCGACGCAAACGAGTATAGCAGTGggccatgccatggccacgagAGTCAATCGAAAAGGCGACGAGTTGTTGCGATatgaggagagggaggctgCGACCTAATCAACATTATGCATATTATGCGTATATTTGGGCCTGGAAGCAGCATGCAACAACCGGATTGTCATCATTCCCGATACAGCCACGATGCGGTCATTTGTAGTTCAACTTCCGGACTGCCCAAGCTGCATACTATACTGGTGTGATTACCAATGTTCCAGCTTTGCTGTCATCTTTCGAGATATTATATTGTCTGGTTCTGAGAAGAACACTAGATTTCACTACTGGCAATCACGGCTCACTGCTTTACTCGTTCGTCAACCGCCGTAGCTCTCTTCGGTCATGTTTCAACGCTACTTCTTGTTTTGCGGTTTGCGGCCAATTATTATTGTGCAGGATCGGGCTCGGACTcgcggagatgatggatACTGGATTCCCGACCACCGATAAAACTGACACGCTCCCTCGCTAGGAATATTTTGTCCAAGCCGTTGGACCCATCAAGAGAGTCGACCTCGTTTATGGCCCCAACTCTGTTAGTCGCGGCATCGCCAATGTCACTTTCCACAAGCCGGACGGCGCTGGCAAAGCTTTCCAGAAGCTGAATGGCCTCCTTGTTGACAACCGGCCCATCAAGGTCAGTATTAGACGCAACCATCGTCAGGGCAACAAATTGAAGCATGATTCTAACAAAAACAGATCGAAATCGTCGTCGGTGCCGCTCAGGCCGACAAAGTCATGCCTGCGGTCAAGTCCCTGGCCGAACGAGCTACGTAAGTTGAACCTTTCCCTCATCTTGCCGGGCCAAAAGCTGACAAATCTTTTAGTCAACCCAAGGCTCAGCCCAAGTCAGCTGCTTCTGGCAAGGGTGCTACCGGTGGCGTTGGAAAAGCTGGCAAtgccaaggcagccaacaagaagcgccgtggccgcagcGCTCGCCCTGCTAAGAAGACAGCTGAGGAGCTGGATTCGGAGATGACAGACTACTTCAAGAGTAATGCCGAAGGTGCAAATGCTGGAGCTGCCGGTGCTACTGGCGCAGCCGGCGCCACTGGTGACGCTCCCATGGAGGATGAGATCATGGTATGTTCAATGGCGTGCTCTCTTCTTGCACAGATGACTAACTTTTGTGTAGTAATTGTACACGTTGCAGCAAAATTGGAACccttattaaattttatgTTAACTATAATACCCAATAAATATCAAAAAACTGTCTTTACGAGCGGGTGCAGAGGTGAAAATGCGCGTCGTGGATGGTTCACTCTAGCGTGGCTCTAAAGGTCGGGGTCGACATGATTTCTGTTGCTATATTGCTATCCTAGAGGCCTGGTGCCAAGCGGAGGACGTTGATAGCAATGCAGATGTCCAATATAGAATACAGGACGCGACAATGCCAACCAAGATTGACATGATTCGATTGCCCAGTGCTGCCATGCGCCCACAACCATGAGTCTTGTAGCTGGTCAAAGTAGCGTCTATGATGATTGGTGAAGAGTTTGTTGAAAAATGAAGACGTCGCGCATGAGGCATGGTAATCTACGAAAGTGAAGACGTCGTAGACTCGGCCAAGCTCCCCGTAGATGACTTCCGAGAGGCCCCCTGTATAGAATGGTTTCTGTAACCCGTGTCCCTCGAGAGTTTGTCCACGGAAGGCGGCACGACATACGGCTCGTCAGCAGGCCAGGCCGTGATACAAGCGCCGCTGTACGCTGCCATCGCCGCGTCCAGGGAGGTGTAGATGGGCGAAGTAGCAGCGGGCATATCGAGGTTGCTGTGGTATAAGGTGCGACACTGGGCAATGTACAAGAAAACCCCCGTATGTATGTgctcgtctttttttttcccaacCTCCCccgaaaaggaaaaattCAGCGGCCGCGGAGGACGTGCGAGGAGGACAATAGACAGTGAACAATGAGCAAAGAGGGACCAGAAGGTTGGTCCGTGTTAACCTCTTTCCTCCCCAGCGAGctagtagtatatataacggagacaaggaagaaaaaagaaaaaagaaaaggcgcGAGCCGGGGGCGAGAGGCGAGGGGCGAACCGGCGTACCAAGCTGTCGGGTCGGTTGTTACATCCTGCTGGCTACATGACTTACGAAGATTGTCTTGGATTCTGGAGATGGCTTTTTTTTGGAGGTTTCTCTTGGTGGTTTTGTCCTGGGGAGACGGCGCACGAGCTCGCCGAACGCACATGGTTGCTGAGTGTCGTCGAGTGCGTGTGTAGATGGTGCTGGGATGCGAGTCCGTTCCCGGGTGTCTGGGTGGGCAAGCCACCCTTGAGAATTCGGTGCGACGGGAGCGGtagggagagagagaggttGCACTTGGGGTCAGATGGTGAATGTGATGGCGGAGTGGGGGTGTATCACCGCGCTGGCCAAGGAATTGTTGGAGGCAAAGACATGTGTGGTTTGTCAGACTTGAGAATTATGTCGTTTGATGACGCGGTAATGGTGGTTGAGGGCTGCTGGGATTACGATTTGTCGCTCGTGCTTCCTACATGGGCATCGGTGTTGACATGCCTCTTGAGGCCTACGCGTAATACCGACCCCGGACAATCAGCCGCAAGAAgttgaggagaagaaagaaacagGACACACGTAACGGGGGGGAGAGGGCATGTGAGAGAGCGTGTGTGCGACTGAGACCGGCTTCGAAAGACTCCATTATTCATCCTTGATCAATATTTCTCGCGTCAGTCATTGCTAAACTCCTGCTGCTGGCATGTTGCCTGGTACAGCTTGACCACCCGTCTAAGCAATCATCCTTTTTACTCCTTCTTAGCACCCTCCTCACCCTCCAGCGCAGgcatttcgtcgtcgtcatcgccgcTGTCCTCTTCaccctcctctcctcccatTGCGCCAAGGTCTGGCATGCCTCCAGCACCGCCGAGCTTAGAGAAATCGATACCACCAAAGTCACCTAGTAAGCATCGTGTCAGCAAAATCAACTCATTTTTCATTGGCGTCAAGTCATAAGGCTTTATCACGGCAAAGTCGCCTC is part of the Metarhizium brunneum chromosome 4, complete sequence genome and harbors:
- the TMA46 gene encoding Translation machinery-associated protein 46 produces the protein MPPKKADKGGGAAKKPSATKQVEDKTFGMKNKRGAVAKKQIAQMTSNLKNGVSPEEKKKQAEKAQREKEKKAAEDAKRETELLLNKPAQIQKVPFGVDPKTVLCIFFKKGDCEKGKKCKFSHDPNIERKTEKKNLYADTRGQEEEEKKKQETSAEWDEEQLRKVVLSKKGNQKTTTEKVCKFFISAIEDGKYGWFWVCPNGGDKCMYRHALPPGFVLKTKEQRAAEKALMDKSPLKTLTLEDFLESERHKLTGTLTPVTPETFAKWKKERLDKKAAEEQLRKAKENTGRALFESGKWRDEDDSEDDDDDDAWNIENLRQETEALRETREEQRLATIHGGEVPLTTELAESEDSEEQAGQVAEAGPAGA
- the mlo3 gene encoding mRNA export protein mlo3: MSSKLDKPLDDIVSAKRQSARNRRSSQRRSTGPKVAAPVGGIQKASKPARGSAAKPAPAKAAAAHGESKVIVSNLPKDVSEQQIKEYFVQAVGPIKRVDLVYGPNSVSRGIANVTFHKPDGAGKAFQKLNGLLVDNRPIKIEIVVGAAQADKVMPAVKSLAERATQPKAQPKSAASGKGATGGVGKAGNAKAANKKRRGRSARPAKKTAEELDSEMTDYFKSNAEGANAGAAGATGAAGATGDAPMEDEIM